The Candidatus Hydrogenedentota bacterium DNA segment GTCGACAATCACATCAACTCCATCGCCGACCTGATCCAGAAGCGTCTCGACGACTTCGTATCCGGCACGAGTCAGGCATAAGGCGAGAAGCGGGGACAGACCCGTCTCCGCTCACTACGTTCGCTTCGCTTGCGTCAGTCCCCGTGTCAACGGTTGGTGCGGAAAACAGGGACAGACCCGTCTCCGCTCACTACGTTCGCTTCGCTTGCGTCAGTCCCCGTGTCAACGGTTGGTGGGGCGCACGCCGGAAAACAGGGACAGACCCGTCTCCGCTCACTACGTTCGCTTCGCTTGCGTCAGTCCCCGTTTTCCTTAGTTGGGTTCGACTCGTTCGCCCGTAACGCGCACTCGTTGCGCCAGCAGCGGTTGCGCGCGCTCGGCGTTCATGTAGGTGCAAAGTAGAACCTCCGGTTCCACTTCCACGATGCACCCCATCCCCCACACGGGATAGTCAATGACTGTTCCTGCATCCCAATTCAGACCGCCGTCGCGGCTGACGTTCAAAGAGTATTGCGGGTATCGGTGCGCGCAGACGATCGCACCCGATTGCGTGCGGGCAATGGACTGAGCATAGCCGGGGAAGGTGACGCGGGCTGCTGCATCCCATGTCGCGCCCGCATCCTGCGACCAGCATTGCCACATGGTTTCGCTGTAGACGGGGCGTACAAGGACCATCACGGTGTTACCCATCACTACGGCGGAAGACTCGGTCAGGTCGAGAGAACCGGGAATGGCGCCTCGCTGCGCGTCTGTCCATTTTGGCCAGTCGATATCGATGGGAGCGGACCACGAAGCGCCGTGG contains these protein-coding regions:
- a CDS encoding glycoside hydrolase — its product is KPVPEIAVATSTDNGVSWSEPVESQVAPAWPAVPKSLVPYGPVLISQNGAWLRFLLGSAKEDGTIFTDVRSWSATHCKAYVIRSEDHGASWSAPIDIDWPKWTDAQRGAIPGSLDLTESSAVVMGNTVMVLVRPVYSETMWQCWSQDAGATWDAAARVTFPGYAQSIARTQSGAIVCAHRYPQYSLNVSRDGGLNWDAGTVIDYPVWGMGCIVEVEPEVLLCTYMNAERAQPLLAQRVRVTGERVEPN